The following are encoded in a window of Salinibacter ruber DSM 13855 genomic DNA:
- a CDS encoding DUF2214 family protein produces the protein MALWSSALVLYLHILSFMLTYAAVAAEYALLRGPTDAATVRSLGTADLVYGIAAVGVFVTGAVQVLYFGKGFAYYMQSPVLWTKVGLFTLVGVASVYPTLTFLRWQAELDGEDVPVQNLLGLSIPPRAAPRNGRLRSTVGLELGLLTLLPLLGSALHYGLG, from the coding sequence ATGGCCCTCTGGTCCTCCGCGCTCGTGCTGTACTTGCACATCCTCAGCTTCATGCTCACCTACGCCGCGGTGGCGGCCGAGTACGCCCTGCTGCGCGGCCCCACCGACGCCGCCACGGTCCGGTCACTGGGGACGGCCGACCTCGTGTACGGAATTGCCGCCGTCGGCGTGTTCGTCACCGGTGCGGTGCAGGTTCTGTACTTCGGGAAGGGGTTCGCCTACTACATGCAAAGCCCAGTGCTGTGGACGAAGGTCGGGCTGTTTACGCTGGTCGGCGTGGCGTCCGTCTACCCCACGCTCACGTTTCTGCGGTGGCAGGCCGAGCTCGACGGCGAGGACGTGCCCGTTCAGAACCTGTTGGGGCTCTCGATTCCCCCGCGGGCAGCCCCCCGCAACGGGCGACTGCGGAGCACCGTCGGGCTTGAACTCGGCCTGCTGACCCTCCTCCCGCTCCTCGGCAGTGCACTGCACTACGGGCTCGGCTGA